The Candidatus Zixiibacteriota bacterium genome has a window encoding:
- a CDS encoding SIS domain-containing protein, translating to MKLKQIIAAAVQDSATLRTAFALAREEWLLASATKLAETLANGRKILIAGNGGSAADSQHFATEFVVRLTSDNNRNALPAIALTTDTSLLTAAANDYGFDHIFSRQIEALGQAGDVFIGLTTSGRSRNILEAFRAAKERGLLTLGLFGKYGLIVPELCDQPLLVPAAATMRVQEEHIFALHLLAQLTEEILLSGGAE from the coding sequence ATGAAACTTAAGCAGATCATTGCCGCGGCGGTGCAGGACTCCGCGACGCTACGGACAGCGTTTGCCCTGGCGCGGGAAGAATGGCTCCTGGCTTCGGCAACGAAGCTGGCCGAGACCCTGGCGAACGGCCGCAAGATTCTCATTGCAGGCAACGGCGGATCCGCCGCCGACAGTCAACATTTCGCGACCGAGTTCGTCGTGCGGCTGACTTCCGACAATAACCGCAACGCCCTGCCGGCGATCGCCCTCACGACCGACACTTCCCTGCTTACCGCCGCCGCCAACGACTACGGCTTTGATCATATCTTCAGCCGCCAGATTGAAGCGCTGGGGCAGGCGGGGGACGTGTTCATCGGTCTGACCACTTCGGGACGCTCGCGTAACATCCTCGAGGCGTTCCGCGCCGCCAAGGAACGTGGTTTGCTGACGCTGGGGCTGTTCGGCAAGTACGGGTTGATTGTGCCGGAGCTATGTGACCAGCCGCTGCTGGTGCCGGCGGCGGCAACGATGCGCGTTCAGGAAGAACATATTTTTGCGCTGCATTTGCTGGCGCAATTGACGGAAGAAATTCTCTTGTCGGGCGGTGCCGAATAG
- a CDS encoding CDGSH iron-sulfur domain-containing protein, giving the protein MADPHIADRKSVKLELEPGTYWWCRCGRSADQPFCDGSHHVTELQPLEFTITEKKLRSYCLCKHTQTPPFCDGTHKTLP; this is encoded by the coding sequence TTGGCCGACCCGCATATAGCCGACCGCAAGTCAGTCAAGCTCGAGCTGGAGCCGGGCACCTATTGGTGGTGTCGTTGTGGGCGCTCCGCTGATCAGCCGTTTTGCGACGGTTCGCATCACGTGACTGAGTTACAGCCGCTGGAATTCACCATCACGGAGAAGAAGCTGCGATCGTATTGCCTCTGCAAGCACACGCAGACTCCCCCCTTCTGCGACGGCACGCATAAGACGCTACCGTAG